One genomic region from Gemmatimonadota bacterium encodes:
- a CDS encoding acetyl-CoA C-acetyltransferase has translation MSDRTPVIVSAARTPIGRFLGGLAPLTAPELGAVAIRAAIARGKIDPAEIGEVIMGNVLQAGVGQAPARQAAIKAGIPGIVPAYTVNKVCGSGLQAVMLAAQAIRAGDEQLLVAGGQESMSNAPHYVRGMRNGIKFGAQTMLDGLITDGLWCAFYDRHMGGHAEYTAKKAGITRARQDEFAFQSHQKAVAAIAAGRFKAEIAPVEIAGKKGPTIVDTDESPRADTSLEALGKLRPAFPKDAPKDMKPEELTVIAGNAPGLNDGGAALVVASEGYAKAHGLPILARITGYASGGGDPQDLFFAPIVAVQNLMKKTGATIGDYDLIEANEAFAAQALADGDGLGWDWERVNVNGGAVALGHPIGASGARVLVTLLHALEQQGKRTGLATLCLGGGNAVALSVEKV, from the coding sequence CATCGTCTCCGCCGCTCGCACGCCGATCGGCCGCTTCCTCGGCGGGCTCGCCCCGCTCACCGCGCCGGAGCTCGGCGCCGTCGCCATCCGCGCCGCGATCGCGCGCGGGAAGATCGACCCCGCCGAGATCGGCGAGGTGATCATGGGCAACGTGCTGCAGGCGGGCGTCGGGCAGGCGCCGGCGCGGCAGGCGGCGATCAAGGCGGGCATCCCCGGCATCGTGCCGGCGTACACCGTGAACAAGGTCTGCGGCTCGGGCCTGCAGGCGGTGATGCTCGCGGCGCAGGCGATCCGCGCGGGCGACGAGCAGCTCCTCGTCGCGGGCGGGCAGGAGTCGATGTCCAACGCGCCGCACTACGTGCGCGGGATGCGCAACGGCATCAAGTTCGGCGCGCAGACGATGCTCGACGGCCTGATCACCGATGGGCTCTGGTGCGCCTTCTACGACCGCCACATGGGCGGGCACGCCGAGTACACGGCGAAGAAGGCGGGCATCACGCGCGCGCGGCAGGACGAGTTCGCGTTCCAGTCGCACCAGAAGGCCGTCGCGGCGATCGCGGCTGGGCGGTTCAAGGCCGAGATCGCGCCGGTCGAGATCGCCGGGAAGAAGGGCCCGACGATCGTCGACACCGACGAGTCGCCGCGCGCCGACACCTCGCTCGAGGCGCTCGGCAAGCTCAGGCCCGCCTTCCCGAAGGACGCCCCGAAGGACATGAAGCCCGAGGAGCTGACCGTCATCGCCGGCAACGCGCCGGGGCTCAACGACGGCGGCGCTGCGCTCGTGGTCGCATCTGAGGGTTACGCCAAGGCGCACGGGCTGCCGATCCTTGCGCGCATCACGGGCTACGCGTCGGGCGGCGGCGATCCGCAGGACCTCTTCTTCGCGCCCATCGTGGCGGTGCAGAACCTCATGAAGAAGACGGGCGCGACGATCGGCGACTACGACCTGATCGAAGCGAACGAGGCGTTCGCGGCGCAGGCGCTCGCCGACGGCGACGGCCTCGGCTGGGACTGGGAGCGCGTCAACGTGAACGGCGGCGCGGTGGCGCTCGGCCACCCGATCGGCGCGAGCGGCGCGCGCGTGCTCGTCACGCTGCTCCACGCGCTCGAACAGCAGGGCAAGCGCACCGGACTCGCGACGCTCTGCCTTGGCGGCGGCAACGCCGTGGCGCTCAGCGTCGAGAAGGTCTGA